In a genomic window of Rhododendron vialii isolate Sample 1 chromosome 12a, ASM3025357v1:
- the LOC131310157 gene encoding protein MEI2-like 4 isoform X4, with protein MPSERMDGEGLSLPSFFPEEVFYPNERQVGFWKTETMPDHYIDIGVKVDGILGTAGGNSAASSPLEKRMSPESHQRMQSCDLPDPTLTKDQKVNYSLKKHAVGAERAASQSFRIPVDHIPGMRSNLSAKPASYFMEGDEIHVMGPQYENGLFSSSLSELFGRKCFHGAVRLTSNNALYGHSVGAAASHYEDQEPFETLEEIEAQTIGNLLPNDDDLLNGVTDGLDYVGQSNPGEEIEDLDFFSSVGGMDLGEDGFPSGQRDSEFSGGSFSSVGVDQHYREHPSRTLFVRNINSNVEDSELQALFEQFGDIHTLYTACKHRGFVMIAYYDIRASQNAMRALQNKPLRRRNLDIHFSIPKENPSEKYINHGILVVFNLDSSVSNEELHQIFGVYGEIKEIREAPQRGHHRFIEFYDVRAAEAALCALNRSDIAGKKIKLEPSPPVGARQCLMPQFPSDMEQDESGPYLHHCSSPSNSTTGFHGITASCMDNRTVPGVHPAIRAPISGPFMENAFHHGLSSSVPNSLSSLVRVESLGNQSSFPESGHSQRQLKVGFQGTPDFHPHSFLEYHDGLTNGAQCNSPVMDANVSARPCNRNENRRFCKPNVNAHSLELNDAVFGFSGNGSCPSPGHHYMWNNSPQPQGMMWPNSPTFVNGVCTGHPPPGLHGQLSRAPSQMLNTILPMNNHHVGSAPSANPSLWDRRHSYAGESPNASGFHPGSLGNMRISGNSPHHLEFVSQNIFPHVGGNCMDLPIPSQNVGLQSHHQRCMMFPGRGQMIPMMSSFDSPNERARSRRSEASSNQGDNKKQFELDVDRIMRGEDNRTTLMIKNIPNKYTSKMLLAAIDECHRGTYDFIYLPIDFKNKCNVGYAFINMTDPSMIIPFYQAFNGKKWEKFNSEKVATLAYARIQGKAALIAHFQNSSLMNEDKRCRPILFNTDGPNAGDQVPFPMGVNIRSRPSKTRAITSEENHQESALNLPNGEEFVNGDSSSD; from the exons GTGTAAAAGTGGACGGAATATTGGGAACAGCAGGTGGAAATTCTGCTGCTTCATCACCCCTTGAGAAACGGATGTCACCCGAATCTCATCAGAGGATGCAATCTTGCGATCTTCCTGATCCTACCCTTACCAAAGACCAAAAAGTTAACTATAGCTTAAAGAAGCATGCAGTGGGAGCAGAGAGAGCAGCCAGTCAATCCTTTCGGATACCTGTTGACCATATTCCAGGAATGAGATCAAATTTGAGTGCAAAGCCAGCGTCTTATTTTATGGAAGGTGATGAAATTCATGTCATGGGCCCTCAATACGAGAATGGTCTCTTCTCAAGCTCATTGTCAGAATTATTTGGCAGAAAAT GTTTCCATGGTGCAGTGAGATTAACATCAAATAATGCTCTGTATGGCCATTCTGTTGGTGCTGCTGCCTCCCATTATGAGGATCAGGAACCTTTTGAAACCCTTGAGGAAATTGAGGCTCAAACTATTGGGAATCTCCTCCCTAATGATGATGACCTGCTCAATGGGGTGACTGATGGGCTTGATTATGTGGGCCAATCCAATCCTGGAGAAGAAATTGAAGATTTAGACTTTTTTAGCAGTGTTGGAGGGATGGACTTAGGAGAAGATGGCTTCCCTTCAGGACAGAGAGATTCTGAATTTTCTGGAGGATCTTTCAGTTCGGTTGGTGTGGACCAACATTACAGGGAACATCCGTCACGAACACTGTTTGTGAGAAACATAAATAGCAATGTGGAAGATTCTGAGTTACAGGCCCTTTTTGAG CAATTTGGGGATATACACACTCTTTATACAGCATGCAAGCACAGGGGCTTTGTCATGATAGCATATTATGATATAAGAGCATCCCAAAATGCTATGAGAGCACTTCAGAACAAACCATTGAGACGGAGGAATCTTGACATACATTTCTCAATCCCAAAG GAAAATCCTTCAGAGAAGTATATTAATCACGGTATTCTCGTGGTTTTTAACCTTGATTCTTCTGTTTCAAATGAGGAACTCCATCAGATTTTTGGTGTCTACGGAGAAATTAAGGAG ATCCGTGAGGCTCCACAAAGAGGTCATCACAGGTTTATAGAATTCTATGATGTTAGGGCTGCAGAGGCTGCTCTTTGTGCATTGAACCGCAGTGATATTGCAGGGAAGAAGATTAAGCTTGAACCAAGTCCTCCTGTGGGTGCTAGACAGTG TTTGATGCCACAATTCCCTTCGGATATGGAACAAGATGAATCTGGTCCATATCTACACCATTGTAGCTCGCCTAGTAACTCAACAACAGGATTTCATG GGATCACAGCTTCTTGCATGGATAACAGAACTGTTCCAGGGGTACACCCTGCAATCCGAGCCCCGATTAGTGGTCCATTCATGGAAAATGCATTCCATCATGGACTCTCATCTAGTGTTCCTAACAGTTTATCCTCTTTGGTAAGAGTTGAATCACTTGGCAATCAATCCAGTTTCCCCGAGTCTGGCCACTCACAGAGGCAGCTAAAAGTTGGATTTCAAGGAACACCTGATTTTCATCCTCATTCCTTCCTGGAGTATCATGATGGTTTAACTAATGGTGCTCAGTGCAATTCTCCGGTCATGGATGCTAATGTTAGTGCCAGGCCATGCAACAGAAATGAGAACCGACGATTCTGTAAACCGAACGTAAATGCCCATTCACTTGAACTGAATGATGCTG tttttggtttttccgGAAATGGGAGCTGTCCCTCTCCTGGACATCATTATATGTGGAATAATTCACCTCAGCCTCAAGGCATGATGTGGCCAAACTCACCAACATTTGTAAACGGGGTTTGCACTGGTCATCCCCCTCCTGGTTTGCATGGACAACTTTCGAGAGCACCATCGCAGATGCTGAATACGATCTTACCAATGAATAATCACCATGTGGGATCAGCACCATCTGCAAATCCTTCTCTTTGGGACAGACGACACTCCTATGCTGGGGAATCCCCCAATGCTTCTGGCTTTCATCCAGGTTCTCTTGGGAACATGAGAATTTCTGGTAATTCGCCACATCATTTGGAATTCGTCTCCCAAAATATCTTTCCTCATGTTGGTGGAAACTGCATGGACCTGCCTATACCTTCCCAAAATGTTGGATTGCAGTCCCATCATCAAAGGTGCATGATGTTTCCTGGACGAGGTCAAATGATTCCTATGATGAGTTCCTTTGATTCTCCTAATGAACGGGCTAGGAGTCGTAGAAGTGAAGCCAGTTCCAACCAAGGTGACAACAAGAAACAGTTTGAACTTGACGTTGACCGCATAATGCGAGGAGAAGACAACCGGACAACACTTATGATAAAGAACATTCCTAACAA GTATACTTCAAAGATGCTTTTAGCTGCAATTGATGAATGCCATAGAGGAACTTATGATTTTATTTATCTTCCTATCGATTTTAAG AACAAATGCAATGTGGGTTATGCATTCATCAACATGACTGATCCTTCCATGATAATTCCATTCTATCAG GCATTTAATGGAAAGAAATGGGAAAAGTTTAACAGCGAAAAGGTTGCAACACTTGCTTATGCTCGCATACAGGGAAAAGCTGCTCTCATTGCTCATTTTCAGAACTCAAGCTTGATGAATGAGGATAAGCGATGTCGGCCAATCCTCTTCAACACTGATGGTCCCAATGCAGGTGATCAG GTGCCATTCCCTATGGGCGTCAACATCCGATCAAGACCCAGCAAAACTAGAGCCATTACCAGTGAGGAAAACCATCAAGAAAGCGCACTAAATCTGCCAAATGGGGAGGAATTTGTTAATGGGGACTCGTCTTCAGACTGA
- the LOC131310157 gene encoding protein MEI2-like 4 isoform X7: MPSERMDGEGLSLPSFFPEEVFYPNERQVGFWKTETMPDHYIDIGVKVDGILGTAGGNSAASSPLEKRMSPESHQRMQSCDLPDPTLTKDQKVNYSLKKHAVGAERAASQSFRIPVDHIPGMRSNLSAKPASYFMEGDEIHVMGPQYENGLFSSSLSELFGRKLRLTSNNALYGHSVGAAASHYEDQEPFETLEEIEAQTIGNLLPNDDDLLNGVTDGLDYVGQSNPGEEIEDLDFFSSVGGMDLGEDGFPSGQRDSEFSGGSFSSVGVDQHYREHPSRTLFVRNINSNVEDSELQALFEQFGDIHTLYTACKHRGFVMIAYYDIRASQNAMRALQNKPLRRRNLDIHFSIPKENPSEKYINHGILVVFNLDSSVSNEELHQIFGVYGEIKEIREAPQRGHHRFIEFYDVRAAEAALCALNRSDIAGKKIKLEPSPPVGARQCLMPQFPSDMEQDESGPYLHHCSSPSNSTTGFHGITASCMDNRTVPGVHPAIRAPISGPFMENAFHHGLSSSVPNSLSSLVRVESLGNQSSFPESGHSQRQLKVGFQGTPDFHPHSFLEYHDGLTNGAQCNSPVMDANVSARPCNRNENRRFCKPNVNAHSLELNDAVFGFSGNGSCPSPGHHYMWNNSPQPQGMMWPNSPTFVNGVCTGHPPPGLHGQLSRAPSQMLNTILPMNNHHVGSAPSANPSLWDRRHSYAGESPNASGFHPGSLGNMRISGNSPHHLEFVSQNIFPHVGGNCMDLPIPSQNVGLQSHHQRCMMFPGRGQMIPMMSSFDSPNERARSRRSEASSNQGDNKKQFELDVDRIMRGEDNRTTLMIKNIPNKYTSKMLLAAIDECHRGTYDFIYLPIDFKNKCNVGYAFINMTDPSMIIPFYQAFNGKKWEKFNSEKVATLAYARIQGKAALIAHFQNSSLMNEDKRCRPILFNTDGPNAGDQVPFPMGVNIRSRPSKTRAITSEENHQESALNLPNGEEFVNGDSSSD, from the exons GTGTAAAAGTGGACGGAATATTGGGAACAGCAGGTGGAAATTCTGCTGCTTCATCACCCCTTGAGAAACGGATGTCACCCGAATCTCATCAGAGGATGCAATCTTGCGATCTTCCTGATCCTACCCTTACCAAAGACCAAAAAGTTAACTATAGCTTAAAGAAGCATGCAGTGGGAGCAGAGAGAGCAGCCAGTCAATCCTTTCGGATACCTGTTGACCATATTCCAGGAATGAGATCAAATTTGAGTGCAAAGCCAGCGTCTTATTTTATGGAAGGTGATGAAATTCATGTCATGGGCCCTCAATACGAGAATGGTCTCTTCTCAAGCTCATTGTCAGAATTATTTGGCAGAAAAT TGAGATTAACATCAAATAATGCTCTGTATGGCCATTCTGTTGGTGCTGCTGCCTCCCATTATGAGGATCAGGAACCTTTTGAAACCCTTGAGGAAATTGAGGCTCAAACTATTGGGAATCTCCTCCCTAATGATGATGACCTGCTCAATGGGGTGACTGATGGGCTTGATTATGTGGGCCAATCCAATCCTGGAGAAGAAATTGAAGATTTAGACTTTTTTAGCAGTGTTGGAGGGATGGACTTAGGAGAAGATGGCTTCCCTTCAGGACAGAGAGATTCTGAATTTTCTGGAGGATCTTTCAGTTCGGTTGGTGTGGACCAACATTACAGGGAACATCCGTCACGAACACTGTTTGTGAGAAACATAAATAGCAATGTGGAAGATTCTGAGTTACAGGCCCTTTTTGAG CAATTTGGGGATATACACACTCTTTATACAGCATGCAAGCACAGGGGCTTTGTCATGATAGCATATTATGATATAAGAGCATCCCAAAATGCTATGAGAGCACTTCAGAACAAACCATTGAGACGGAGGAATCTTGACATACATTTCTCAATCCCAAAG GAAAATCCTTCAGAGAAGTATATTAATCACGGTATTCTCGTGGTTTTTAACCTTGATTCTTCTGTTTCAAATGAGGAACTCCATCAGATTTTTGGTGTCTACGGAGAAATTAAGGAG ATCCGTGAGGCTCCACAAAGAGGTCATCACAGGTTTATAGAATTCTATGATGTTAGGGCTGCAGAGGCTGCTCTTTGTGCATTGAACCGCAGTGATATTGCAGGGAAGAAGATTAAGCTTGAACCAAGTCCTCCTGTGGGTGCTAGACAGTG TTTGATGCCACAATTCCCTTCGGATATGGAACAAGATGAATCTGGTCCATATCTACACCATTGTAGCTCGCCTAGTAACTCAACAACAGGATTTCATG GGATCACAGCTTCTTGCATGGATAACAGAACTGTTCCAGGGGTACACCCTGCAATCCGAGCCCCGATTAGTGGTCCATTCATGGAAAATGCATTCCATCATGGACTCTCATCTAGTGTTCCTAACAGTTTATCCTCTTTGGTAAGAGTTGAATCACTTGGCAATCAATCCAGTTTCCCCGAGTCTGGCCACTCACAGAGGCAGCTAAAAGTTGGATTTCAAGGAACACCTGATTTTCATCCTCATTCCTTCCTGGAGTATCATGATGGTTTAACTAATGGTGCTCAGTGCAATTCTCCGGTCATGGATGCTAATGTTAGTGCCAGGCCATGCAACAGAAATGAGAACCGACGATTCTGTAAACCGAACGTAAATGCCCATTCACTTGAACTGAATGATGCTG tttttggtttttccgGAAATGGGAGCTGTCCCTCTCCTGGACATCATTATATGTGGAATAATTCACCTCAGCCTCAAGGCATGATGTGGCCAAACTCACCAACATTTGTAAACGGGGTTTGCACTGGTCATCCCCCTCCTGGTTTGCATGGACAACTTTCGAGAGCACCATCGCAGATGCTGAATACGATCTTACCAATGAATAATCACCATGTGGGATCAGCACCATCTGCAAATCCTTCTCTTTGGGACAGACGACACTCCTATGCTGGGGAATCCCCCAATGCTTCTGGCTTTCATCCAGGTTCTCTTGGGAACATGAGAATTTCTGGTAATTCGCCACATCATTTGGAATTCGTCTCCCAAAATATCTTTCCTCATGTTGGTGGAAACTGCATGGACCTGCCTATACCTTCCCAAAATGTTGGATTGCAGTCCCATCATCAAAGGTGCATGATGTTTCCTGGACGAGGTCAAATGATTCCTATGATGAGTTCCTTTGATTCTCCTAATGAACGGGCTAGGAGTCGTAGAAGTGAAGCCAGTTCCAACCAAGGTGACAACAAGAAACAGTTTGAACTTGACGTTGACCGCATAATGCGAGGAGAAGACAACCGGACAACACTTATGATAAAGAACATTCCTAACAA GTATACTTCAAAGATGCTTTTAGCTGCAATTGATGAATGCCATAGAGGAACTTATGATTTTATTTATCTTCCTATCGATTTTAAG AACAAATGCAATGTGGGTTATGCATTCATCAACATGACTGATCCTTCCATGATAATTCCATTCTATCAG GCATTTAATGGAAAGAAATGGGAAAAGTTTAACAGCGAAAAGGTTGCAACACTTGCTTATGCTCGCATACAGGGAAAAGCTGCTCTCATTGCTCATTTTCAGAACTCAAGCTTGATGAATGAGGATAAGCGATGTCGGCCAATCCTCTTCAACACTGATGGTCCCAATGCAGGTGATCAG GTGCCATTCCCTATGGGCGTCAACATCCGATCAAGACCCAGCAAAACTAGAGCCATTACCAGTGAGGAAAACCATCAAGAAAGCGCACTAAATCTGCCAAATGGGGAGGAATTTGTTAATGGGGACTCGTCTTCAGACTGA
- the LOC131310157 gene encoding protein MEI2-like 4 isoform X5 — MPSERMDGEGLSLPSFFPEEVFYPNERQVGFWKTETMPDHYIDIGVKVDGILGTAGGNSAASSPLEKRMSPESHQRMQSCDLPDPTLTKDQKVNYSLKKHAVGAERAASQSFRIPVDHIPGMRSNLSAKPASYFMEGDEIHVMGPQYENGLFSSSLSELFGRKCFHGAVRLTSNNALYGHSVGAAASHYEDQEPFETLEEIEAQTIGNLLPNDDDLLNGVTDGLDYVGQSNPGEEIEDLDFFSSVGGMDLGEDGFPSGQRDSEFSGGSFSSVGVDQHYREHPSRTLFVRNINSNVEDSELQALFEQFGDIHTLYTACKHRGFVMIAYYDIRASQNAMRALQNKPLRRRNLDIHFSIPKENPSEKYINHGILVVFNLDSSVSNEELHQIFGVYGEIKEIREAPQRGHHRFIEFYDVRAAEAALCALNRSDIAGKKIKLEPSPPVGARHLMPQFPSDMEQDESGPYLHHCSSPSNSTTGFHGITASCMDNRTVPGVHPAIRAPISGPFMENAFHHGLSSSVPNSLSSLVRVESLGNQSSFPESGHSQRQLKVGFQGTPDFHPHSFLEYHDGLTNGAQCNSPVMDANVSARPCNRNENRRFCKPNVNAHSLELNDAVFGFSGNGSCPSPGHHYMWNNSPQPQGMMWPNSPTFVNGVCTGHPPPGLHGQLSRAPSQMLNTILPMNNHHVGSAPSANPSLWDRRHSYAGESPNASGFHPGSLGNMRISGNSPHHLEFVSQNIFPHVGGNCMDLPIPSQNVGLQSHHQRCMMFPGRGQMIPMMSSFDSPNERARSRRSEASSNQGDNKKQFELDVDRIMRGEDNRTTLMIKNIPNKYTSKMLLAAIDECHRGTYDFIYLPIDFKNKCNVGYAFINMTDPSMIIPFYQAFNGKKWEKFNSEKVATLAYARIQGKAALIAHFQNSSLMNEDKRCRPILFNTDGPNAGDQVPFPMGVNIRSRPSKTRAITSEENHQESALNLPNGEEFVNGDSSSD; from the exons GTGTAAAAGTGGACGGAATATTGGGAACAGCAGGTGGAAATTCTGCTGCTTCATCACCCCTTGAGAAACGGATGTCACCCGAATCTCATCAGAGGATGCAATCTTGCGATCTTCCTGATCCTACCCTTACCAAAGACCAAAAAGTTAACTATAGCTTAAAGAAGCATGCAGTGGGAGCAGAGAGAGCAGCCAGTCAATCCTTTCGGATACCTGTTGACCATATTCCAGGAATGAGATCAAATTTGAGTGCAAAGCCAGCGTCTTATTTTATGGAAGGTGATGAAATTCATGTCATGGGCCCTCAATACGAGAATGGTCTCTTCTCAAGCTCATTGTCAGAATTATTTGGCAGAAAAT GTTTCCATGGTGCAGTGAGATTAACATCAAATAATGCTCTGTATGGCCATTCTGTTGGTGCTGCTGCCTCCCATTATGAGGATCAGGAACCTTTTGAAACCCTTGAGGAAATTGAGGCTCAAACTATTGGGAATCTCCTCCCTAATGATGATGACCTGCTCAATGGGGTGACTGATGGGCTTGATTATGTGGGCCAATCCAATCCTGGAGAAGAAATTGAAGATTTAGACTTTTTTAGCAGTGTTGGAGGGATGGACTTAGGAGAAGATGGCTTCCCTTCAGGACAGAGAGATTCTGAATTTTCTGGAGGATCTTTCAGTTCGGTTGGTGTGGACCAACATTACAGGGAACATCCGTCACGAACACTGTTTGTGAGAAACATAAATAGCAATGTGGAAGATTCTGAGTTACAGGCCCTTTTTGAG CAATTTGGGGATATACACACTCTTTATACAGCATGCAAGCACAGGGGCTTTGTCATGATAGCATATTATGATATAAGAGCATCCCAAAATGCTATGAGAGCACTTCAGAACAAACCATTGAGACGGAGGAATCTTGACATACATTTCTCAATCCCAAAG GAAAATCCTTCAGAGAAGTATATTAATCACGGTATTCTCGTGGTTTTTAACCTTGATTCTTCTGTTTCAAATGAGGAACTCCATCAGATTTTTGGTGTCTACGGAGAAATTAAGGAG ATCCGTGAGGCTCCACAAAGAGGTCATCACAGGTTTATAGAATTCTATGATGTTAGGGCTGCAGAGGCTGCTCTTTGTGCATTGAACCGCAGTGATATTGCAGGGAAGAAGATTAAGCTTGAACCAAGTCCTCCTGTGGGTGCTAGACA TTTGATGCCACAATTCCCTTCGGATATGGAACAAGATGAATCTGGTCCATATCTACACCATTGTAGCTCGCCTAGTAACTCAACAACAGGATTTCATG GGATCACAGCTTCTTGCATGGATAACAGAACTGTTCCAGGGGTACACCCTGCAATCCGAGCCCCGATTAGTGGTCCATTCATGGAAAATGCATTCCATCATGGACTCTCATCTAGTGTTCCTAACAGTTTATCCTCTTTGGTAAGAGTTGAATCACTTGGCAATCAATCCAGTTTCCCCGAGTCTGGCCACTCACAGAGGCAGCTAAAAGTTGGATTTCAAGGAACACCTGATTTTCATCCTCATTCCTTCCTGGAGTATCATGATGGTTTAACTAATGGTGCTCAGTGCAATTCTCCGGTCATGGATGCTAATGTTAGTGCCAGGCCATGCAACAGAAATGAGAACCGACGATTCTGTAAACCGAACGTAAATGCCCATTCACTTGAACTGAATGATGCTG tttttggtttttccgGAAATGGGAGCTGTCCCTCTCCTGGACATCATTATATGTGGAATAATTCACCTCAGCCTCAAGGCATGATGTGGCCAAACTCACCAACATTTGTAAACGGGGTTTGCACTGGTCATCCCCCTCCTGGTTTGCATGGACAACTTTCGAGAGCACCATCGCAGATGCTGAATACGATCTTACCAATGAATAATCACCATGTGGGATCAGCACCATCTGCAAATCCTTCTCTTTGGGACAGACGACACTCCTATGCTGGGGAATCCCCCAATGCTTCTGGCTTTCATCCAGGTTCTCTTGGGAACATGAGAATTTCTGGTAATTCGCCACATCATTTGGAATTCGTCTCCCAAAATATCTTTCCTCATGTTGGTGGAAACTGCATGGACCTGCCTATACCTTCCCAAAATGTTGGATTGCAGTCCCATCATCAAAGGTGCATGATGTTTCCTGGACGAGGTCAAATGATTCCTATGATGAGTTCCTTTGATTCTCCTAATGAACGGGCTAGGAGTCGTAGAAGTGAAGCCAGTTCCAACCAAGGTGACAACAAGAAACAGTTTGAACTTGACGTTGACCGCATAATGCGAGGAGAAGACAACCGGACAACACTTATGATAAAGAACATTCCTAACAA GTATACTTCAAAGATGCTTTTAGCTGCAATTGATGAATGCCATAGAGGAACTTATGATTTTATTTATCTTCCTATCGATTTTAAG AACAAATGCAATGTGGGTTATGCATTCATCAACATGACTGATCCTTCCATGATAATTCCATTCTATCAG GCATTTAATGGAAAGAAATGGGAAAAGTTTAACAGCGAAAAGGTTGCAACACTTGCTTATGCTCGCATACAGGGAAAAGCTGCTCTCATTGCTCATTTTCAGAACTCAAGCTTGATGAATGAGGATAAGCGATGTCGGCCAATCCTCTTCAACACTGATGGTCCCAATGCAGGTGATCAG GTGCCATTCCCTATGGGCGTCAACATCCGATCAAGACCCAGCAAAACTAGAGCCATTACCAGTGAGGAAAACCATCAAGAAAGCGCACTAAATCTGCCAAATGGGGAGGAATTTGTTAATGGGGACTCGTCTTCAGACTGA